The DNA region GCGCATAGCCGGGAAACAGCCAGAACTTCCGAAACCACCGGGCGGCTGTCGCTATGTGCCTGCGGGCCGCAGCCCGCCGCGCGCAGGGCGGCGGCGCAGATACATTCGGTTTCGGCATGCACGCCGACCAGTGTGCCGGATTCCTTCACCTGCGCGAACAGCTTGAGCAGATCCTCGTCGGTAAAAAAACGGTAGTCCCCCGCGTCGCTCAGAAAGACCTTGAATGCGGCTGCGCCGCAGGCGATAAGCTCCTGTGCCTTTTCGGGCGCCTGAGGGGAAATCCCACCCCACAAGGCAAAATCGACAGCAGAAGTGCTGTTGATCTCTGCGACGCGTTTGGAAAATACCCCCGCGTCCATCACGTAAGGCATCCAACCGGAGGTCGGCATTTCGATCAGGGTGGTCACGCCGCCGCTTGCGGCCGTATACGAGCCGGATGCGATGTCCCCGCAGTAGGTGACATGGGCGTGGCTGTCGATTACACCGGGGAAGAGAATTTTTCCGCGCAGTTCATAGGATTTTTGGGCGGCCGCACCGCTGCCCGCGGGAAGGATGGCAGCAATTTTCCCATCCTGCACGGCCACGTCGGCAGGATCGGCCGCATCTGGCAGCACGACACATGCGTTCTGAAAAACGGCGTCAAACATGAAAACAGGCTCCTCTCTTTTTACAGTTCTATCAGGTCGTGCCGCCCAGGAACAGGGAAGGCGCGATGTAAACAGGTTCGGTGGAAACGGGCGCTCCGCTGATGCAGGCGATAAGCCGCTCGACGGCTACATTCGCCATAACTTCCGCGTTGCCGTCGATGGAGGTCAGAAACGGCGCGGAGATTTTACCGTAAGTGAGATTGTCAAATCCGGTGACCGAAATATCCCCGGGGATGTTGAAGCCGTACTGCTGCAAAGTATAGAGGACCCCCATTGCGAGCAGGTCCAGGCTGCAGACCACGGCATCAAATTTTAAACCGCTTTCAATCGCGCGTTTCGCGGCCGCGCAGCCGCCGTCGAAATCATCCGAGGGCGCGAGGAACACATGCGAATCGTCAAACTCCACCCGCAGGTCATCAAGTTTTTCACGGAATCCCTGAAATTTGCGCTGGCTGGCCAGCGTGTTGCTGAAATCCACATAGATCGGTTTGCGGCGTCCGGTGCGGTAAAGGTGATCTGCCAGCAGCTGCATCCCGGCAGACTCGTCGCAGATGACCGTGAGGACGTTGGGCAGGTCGATCTCGCCGTTATACATGAGGACCGGCTGCTGGGAGAAATGTGTTTGGATAAATTCCCTAACCTGTGGGGTGCTCATCGACGAACCGACAAAGATCAGCGCGTCCAGCCGCTGCTGCAAAATCAGGGGATAGAGCGAATCCCCCTTGGTGCCGGCATTAAAGATGACCGCATTGTAATTGTTTTTGCTGAGCAGGTCTTCCAGGTAATAAACAACGTTGGCACGGTAAAGGTTGCGGATATCGTCGACGACGATTCCGACCATGTTCATCGAATTCAGGGCCAGCCCGCGTGCAATCGCGTTGGGGGAGTAGTTTGTCTCCGCAAGGACGGACATCACCTTTTCGTAGGTTTTGGCGCTGATGTTCGGCTTGTTGTTGATGACACGGGAAACGGTCGCGGCAGAGACTTTTGCCTTCTTGGCGACTTCGTAAATGTTCATGTCGGTAAAATCCCCTTCTTTTCCTTCTGGACGGCATTTTTCTTAATTATAGCAAAACCGGGTAAGGATTTCAATAATTTTAACCGTTTTCAATTTCGTTAATAAAAATATATATGCAAATTCGAAAAAAAGCAAACAAAATATTAGTGAAATCTAAAAAATTGTTGATATTGGATAGCAAATGAATTAATTTATTTGCATATTTAACAAAAATTCAGTTTTATTAAAATAATTATTGTCTTTTTAAAAATTAGCTTTATAATGAAATTGTTGCAAGCGGTTACAAAATATTTGCCAAAGGTTGTGAAGAAAAAGGAAAATACAAAAAATGAACCAAGAATTTTTGAATGTGCTCCAAATGTTTTCTCTGTATTTGAAAGCGGTTAAAAGACAAAGCTTGGAGGTATCGCCCAGATGCGGATTGTCGATTTATCAATGCCAATCATAAGCAATATGCTCGCCAACCGGGACTTTGCCGGAAACGTCTACCTGAATATGGTCACCCATGAGGACTCCAAAGCCTTTGGAAGCGGCGCGCCGGACGATCCATTCACTTCGGCATGGAATTACATCGGCATGACCGAACACACTGGCACCCATGTCGATGCTTTTTTCCACATGGATCCGCAGGGCCTTTCCGTGGACGAAATGCCGCTCGATCTCTTCTTTGGGAAAGCGGTTTGTCTGGATTTACGGCAGATCCCGCCGCGCGGCACCGTTACAGTTGCGGATGTTCTGGCGGCGCAGGAGAAGGCCGGCGTCAAGATCGATGGGCACATCGTCCTCTTCTGCACCGGTATCCATAAAAAATATTACCCCTCTGACGACCTGCTGCGCATGAACCCGGAGATCTCCGCGGAGGTGGTGCGCTGGCTCGCAAAGCACGGCTCCCGGATGCACGGGGTGGAAGGCCCGTCGACCGATATACTTGACAAAAAGCTGTTTCCCAGCCACCGGGCCTGCCGTGAGCTGAAGCTGGCGCATTATGAGTGGCTCGTGAATCTGGAAGAGCTTTTGGGAAAGGGCGAGTTCATGTTCTATGGGGTTCCGCTGCGCTTAAAAGGCGGATCCGGTTCCCCGGTGCGTGCCTTCGCCGTAATTGAGGAGGGAAACTGAGATGCAGGTTCTTTTGACAGGCGGGACCGGCTTTGTGGGGATTAACATTGCCGAAGTTCTTGCCGGGGACGGCCATCAGGTCGTCGTCTATTCAAAACGCCCGATGATTCCGCAGGCGGCGCAAATGCTGTCGGAAAAGCCCGGCAGGGTCGTGTGGGAAGAGGGGGACGTGCTTTCGGAGGAACGCATTGCCGAGGTGATGGAAAAGTATGGGATCGACTTCGTGGTGCATGCAGCGGCAATCACCCCAAACCGGGATCGTGAAAAGGAGCAGATGCGCACCGTTTTGCAGGTCAACTGCCTGGGAACACTCAATGTTCTGAACGCGGCCGCCAAACACAAAGTGAATCGCTTTGTTTACATAAGCTCGGTTGCGGTCTACGGAGATTCGGCGCAGCAATACGACCCTGTTTTTGAAGATGTAGTAAAGAATCCCCGAAGCACCTATGAAACCAGCAAATTTGCGGCCGAGCGCCTGGTGCGGCGCTATGCCGAGCTGCACGGGACCGACGCGGTTTCACTGCGGCTGGGGGATGTGTTCGGCGCGTGGGAATACCGCACCGGCGTGCGCGACACGATGAGCGCGCCATGCCAGGCGGTTTACCGGGCGCTGCGGCATGAGAAGGCGG from Anaerotruncus rubiinfantis includes:
- a CDS encoding NAD-dependent epimerase/dehydratase family protein; protein product: MQVLLTGGTGFVGINIAEVLAGDGHQVVVYSKRPMIPQAAQMLSEKPGRVVWEEGDVLSEERIAEVMEKYGIDFVVHAAAITPNRDREKEQMRTVLQVNCLGTLNVLNAAAKHKVNRFVYISSVAVYGDSAQQYDPVFEDVVKNPRSTYETSKFAAERLVRRYAELHGTDAVSLRLGDVFGAWEYRTGVRDTMSAPCQAVYRALRHEKAVLSKPGATGWIYGLDTALAVKAVLEAKELRHFAYNCGGVSRWPVSDFCELLRTYIPDFTYEIDPEKEPNVSFFSVPDNGMFDMSRLEEDAGFRPVYDFERATAHYMEWALRYPELTLTEPKR
- a CDS encoding LacI family DNA-binding transcriptional regulator — its product is MNIYEVAKKAKVSAATVSRVINNKPNISAKTYEKVMSVLAETNYSPNAIARGLALNSMNMVGIVVDDIRNLYRANVVYYLEDLLSKNNYNAVIFNAGTKGDSLYPLILQQRLDALIFVGSSMSTPQVREFIQTHFSQQPVLMYNGEIDLPNVLTVICDESAGMQLLADHLYRTGRRKPIYVDFSNTLASQRKFQGFREKLDDLRVEFDDSHVFLAPSDDFDGGCAAAKRAIESGLKFDAVVCSLDLLAMGVLYTLQQYGFNIPGDISVTGFDNLTYGKISAPFLTSIDGNAEVMANVAVERLIACISGAPVSTEPVYIAPSLFLGGTT
- a CDS encoding cyclase family protein codes for the protein MRIVDLSMPIISNMLANRDFAGNVYLNMVTHEDSKAFGSGAPDDPFTSAWNYIGMTEHTGTHVDAFFHMDPQGLSVDEMPLDLFFGKAVCLDLRQIPPRGTVTVADVLAAQEKAGVKIDGHIVLFCTGIHKKYYPSDDLLRMNPEISAEVVRWLAKHGSRMHGVEGPSTDILDKKLFPSHRACRELKLAHYEWLVNLEELLGKGEFMFYGVPLRLKGGSGSPVRAFAVIEEGN